A window of Equus caballus isolate H_3958 breed thoroughbred chromosome 10, TB-T2T, whole genome shotgun sequence contains these coding sequences:
- the GPR6 gene encoding G-protein coupled receptor 6: MNASASSLNESQVVAVAAEGAATAVTAATAAGARDAGEWGPPAAALALGGGGAANGSLELSSQLPAGPPGLLLSAVNPWDVLLCVSGTVIAGENALVVALIASTPALRTPMFVLVGSLATADLLAGCGLILHFVFQYVVPSETVSLLIVGFLVASFAASVSSLLAITVDRYLSLYNALTYYSRRTLLGVHLLLAATWTVSLGLGLLPVLGWNCLAERAACSVVRPLTRSHVALLSAAFFAVFGIMLHLYVRICQVVWRHAHQIALQQHCLAPPHLAATRKGVGTLAVVLGTFGASWLPFAIYCVVGSHEDPAVYTYATLLPATYNSMINPIIYAFRNQEIQRALWLLFCGCFQSKVPFRSRSPSEV, from the coding sequence CGGCTACAGCGGCAGGGGCGAGGGACGCCGGTGAATGGGGGCCCCCTGCGGCGGCACTGGCGCtggggggcggcggcgcggctaACGGGTCGCTGGAGCTGTCTTCGCAGCTACCGGCGGGGCCGCCCGGGCTGCTGCTGTCAGCGGTGAATCCATGGGATGTGCTGCTCTGCGTGTCGGGAACGGTGATCGCAGGCGAAAATGCGCTGGTAGTGGCGCTCATCGCGTCCACTCCAGCGCTGCGCACGCCCATGTTCGTGCTGGTGGGCAGCCTGGCCACTGCCGACCTGCTAGCGGGATGTGGCCTCATTCTGCACTTCGTGTTCCAGTACGTGGTGCCCTCCGAGACCGTGAGCCTGCTCATCGTGGGCTTCCTCGTGGCCTCCTTTGCTGCTTCGGTCAGCAGCCTGCTAGCCATCACGGTGGACCGTTACCTGTCCCTCTACAACGCGCTTACCTACTACTCCCGCCGGACCCTGTTGGGCGTGCATCTTCTGCTCGCTGCCACCTGGACGGTGTCCCTAGGCCTTGGGCTGCTGCCGGTCCTTGGCTGGAACTGCCTGGCGGAGCGCGCCGCCTGTAGCGTGGTGCGCCCGCTCACTCGCAGCCACGTGGCGCTGCTCTCCGCAGCCTTCTTTGCTGTCTTCGGCATCATGCTGCACCTGTATGTGCGCATCTGCCAAGTGGTTTGGCGCCACGCGCACCAGATCGCGCTGCAGCAGCACTGCCTGGCGCCGCCCCACCTGGCCGCCACCAGAAAGGGCGTGGGTACGCTGGCCGTGGTGCTAGGCACTTTCGGGGCCAGCTGGCTGCCCTTTGCCATCTACTGTGTGGTGGGCAGCCACGAGGACCCGGCTGTCTACACCTACGCCACCCTGCTGCCCGCCACCTACAACTCCATGATCAATCCTATCATCTATGCCTTCCGCAACCAGGAGATCCAGCGCGCCCTGTGGCTCCTGTTCTGTGGCTGTTTCCAGTCCAAAGTGCCCTTCCGCTCCAGGTCCCCCAGTGAGGTCTGA